In one Oryzias latipes chromosome 13, ASM223467v1 genomic region, the following are encoded:
- the ssr3 gene encoding translocon-associated protein subunit gamma: protein MPPKGSTKQQSEEDLLLQDFSRNLSAKSTALFYGNALIVSAIPIWLFWRIWHMDLVQSAVLYAVMTLVSTYLVAFAYKNVKFVLKHKVAQKREDAVSKEVTRKLSEADNRKMSRKEKDERILWKKNEVADYEATTFSIFYNNTLFLVLVIIASFFLLKSFNPTVNYILSISASSGLIALLSTGSK from the exons ATGCCCCCGAAAGGCAGCACCAAGCAGCAGTCAGAGGAGGACCTGCTTCTCCAGGACTTCAGCAGGAACCTGTCGGCAAAGTCCACCGCTTTGTTTTACGGAAACGCTCTCATCGTCTCCGCCATCCCCATCT GGCTGTTCTGGAGGATCTGGCACATGGACCTGGTCCAGTCTGCAGTCTTGTACGCTGTGATGACCCTGGTCAGCACTTACCTGGTTGCTTTTGCCTACAAAAATGTCAAGTTTGTGCTCAAACACAa ggTTGCCCAAAAACGTGAAGATGCTGTTTCCAAGGAAGTTACCAGGAAGTTGTCTGAGGCCGACAACCGCAAGATGTCTCGCAAAGAGAAAGACGAAAG GATTCTGTGGAAGAAGAACGAGGTAGCGGACTACGAGGCTACCACCTTCTCCATCTTCTACAACAACACGCTCTTCTTGGTGCTCGTCATCATCGCTTCCTTCTTCTTGCTGAAGAGCTTCAACCCCACTGT CAACTACATTCTGTCCATCAGCGCCTCCTCAGGTCTCATCGCTCTGCTTTCAACGGGCTCAAAGTAA